One bacterium genomic window carries:
- the bioA gene encoding adenosylmethionine--8-amino-7-oxononanoate transaminase codes for MKDVKKLQDSDRQNIWHPFTQMYDYETETPLIIERGEGNYLFDIEGKKYLDGISSLWVTVHGHNKKEINDAIKAQVDKVSHSTLLGLSNVPAVEFAEKLLKFVPQNLKKVFYSDSGSTSVEIALKIAFQYWQQGGGNTQKTKFLSFNNAYHGDTIGSVSVGGMDLFHAIYKPLLFSALHANFDNAVSLIEKHHHELAAVIIEPVIQGAAGMLTQPEGFLTKLREACTKHNVLLIVDEVATGFGRTGKMFACEHDKIEPDILCAAKGITGGYLPLAVTLTTQKIYDAFKYKYEELKTFFHGHTYTGNPLACAAGIANLEIFENEKTIEKLQPKITHLTKGLERFKDIPVVADIRQRGFMVGIELMKDVQKKIAYELKEKAGIKVIMNAREKGVILRPLGPVIVLMPPLSLTIEEIDFLLDVTYESIKVVTG; via the coding sequence ATGAAAGACGTAAAAAAACTTCAAGACAGCGATCGCCAAAACATCTGGCATCCGTTTACCCAGATGTATGATTACGAAACCGAAACGCCACTTATTATCGAGCGGGGCGAGGGGAATTATCTGTTTGATATTGAGGGGAAAAAATATCTCGATGGAATTTCGTCCCTCTGGGTTACTGTTCATGGCCACAATAAAAAAGAAATTAATGACGCCATTAAAGCACAGGTAGATAAAGTGTCGCATTCCACTTTATTGGGTTTATCAAACGTACCGGCCGTGGAATTTGCCGAAAAATTACTCAAATTTGTTCCCCAAAATCTTAAAAAAGTTTTTTACTCCGATAGTGGTTCTACATCTGTTGAAATTGCTCTCAAGATCGCCTTTCAGTATTGGCAGCAGGGTGGGGGGAATACTCAAAAAACTAAGTTTCTCTCGTTCAATAATGCCTATCATGGCGATACGATTGGCTCTGTCAGTGTGGGTGGGATGGATTTATTTCATGCCATTTACAAGCCGCTCCTGTTCAGCGCATTGCATGCCAATTTTGACAATGCCGTGAGCCTCATCGAAAAACATCATCATGAATTAGCGGCGGTTATCATCGAACCCGTTATTCAAGGGGCAGCGGGGATGCTCACACAGCCGGAAGGATTTTTGACGAAGTTGCGCGAGGCTTGTACTAAACACAATGTGCTCCTTATTGTGGATGAAGTAGCCACCGGTTTTGGTAGAACAGGAAAAATGTTTGCCTGCGAGCATGATAAGATAGAGCCCGATATTTTATGTGCGGCTAAAGGGATCACCGGCGGTTATTTACCGCTCGCTGTTACACTCACCACGCAAAAAATTTATGACGCGTTTAAGTATAAATACGAAGAGCTCAAAACATTTTTTCATGGTCATACCTATACCGGTAATCCCTTAGCCTGTGCGGCTGGGATTGCTAATCTAGAAATTTTTGAGAACGAAAAGACGATTGAAAAGCTTCAGCCTAAAATTACTCATCTCACCAAAGGGCTTGAGCGTTTCAAAGATATCCCTGTTGTGGCCGATATCCGTCAACGTGGGTTTATGGTGGGGATTGAACTCATGAAAGATGTGCAAAAAAAGATCGCTTACGAACTTAAAGAAAAAGCAGGGATTAAAGTGATTATGAACGCGCGGGAAAAGGGCGTGATTCTTCGTCCCTTGGGCCCAGTGATTGTATTGATGCCGCCTTTATCACTCACTATAGAAGAAATTGATTTTTTACTCGATGTCACGTATGAATCGATAAAAGTTGTAACCGGGTAG